In bacterium, one DNA window encodes the following:
- a CDS encoding OsmC family protein: MIRKASAVWKGDLKAGKGTVSTETGTLKDTQYSFTSRFESGIGTNPEELVGAAHAGCFSMALSACLSAAGFVPDQISTTANVHLDKVETGFKITQIELVTEARVANIDEAKFQEIAAGTKVGCPISQALASVEIKLTAKLIK; encoded by the coding sequence ATGATTCGTAAAGCATCCGCCGTCTGGAAAGGCGATCTCAAAGCCGGCAAGGGCACAGTCTCGACCGAAACCGGCACCCTCAAAGACACGCAGTACTCGTTCACCTCGCGTTTTGAGTCCGGTATCGGCACCAATCCAGAAGAACTCGTCGGCGCCGCCCATGCCGGTTGTTTCTCAATGGCGCTTTCGGCTTGTCTTTCCGCCGCTGGATTTGTCCCCGATCAGATCTCAACAACCGCCAACGTCCACCTCGACAAAGTTGAAACCGGTTTCAAGATTACCCAGATCGAGCTTGTTACTGAAGCTCGCGTAGCAAACATTGACGAAGCCAAGTTTCAAGAAATCGCCGCCGGTACCAAAGTCGGCTGCCCGATTTCTCAGGCTCTCGCCTCAGTCGAAATCAAACTCACAGCAAAATTGATTAAGTAA
- a CDS encoding dockerin type I repeat-containing protein, whose product MSKRVPNPRHTVTAALALLAFALLLSTFVPSIALAARPLVTIERTKDVIQGLYEYVEINFDPRGTGTVSAGFDLLIAYDDAALTLESVSQGSLLTNCSWQFFVYRSGVEAGCEGDCPTGLVRIVGLGDSPTVPGEQTCNLGDNGAGTIAVLKFYVKNNAAYECMLTPIEFYWNDCADNGFASETGATYLISDTVFSATDDFSYYPIPPTLHTIEGAPASCITGGSPNQPTREINYRHGYINIVCADSIDMTGDLNLNGIQYEIADAVLFSEYFLYGLSVFNEDPIFRQAQIGASDANDDGNVLEFQDLTYLLRVIVGDALPFPKESPSDTAVAIFTQNTVAKTVRASYPTQLAGGAFAFIGEIVPTFLPGAPGNFVQDYHYENGVTRVLLSSSTPHNSPDSLWFSYTGNGTLSSVQTADFFDTRITSQIVIEGAPAICGDVNEDGSINISDIVAMIGHIFDIWPGPFDPALADVDCSGQVTISDAVYLLQYVFSGGSAPCANCP is encoded by the coding sequence ATGTCTAAACGTGTCCCAAATCCGAGACACACAGTCACTGCCGCGTTGGCGTTGCTAGCCTTCGCGCTCTTACTAAGCACTTTTGTGCCTTCTATCGCTCTTGCCGCGCGTCCGCTGGTTACCATCGAACGCACTAAAGATGTTATTCAGGGGCTGTACGAATATGTCGAGATCAATTTTGATCCGAGAGGCACGGGCACCGTATCTGCCGGATTTGACTTATTGATTGCATACGATGACGCTGCGCTCACACTCGAAAGCGTCTCGCAAGGGAGCCTGCTAACGAATTGCAGCTGGCAGTTCTTCGTCTATCGTTCGGGAGTGGAAGCTGGCTGCGAAGGCGATTGCCCTACCGGTCTTGTGCGAATCGTCGGACTCGGAGACTCGCCGACAGTCCCCGGAGAGCAGACCTGCAATCTCGGGGATAACGGAGCAGGGACGATTGCGGTTCTGAAATTTTACGTGAAGAACAATGCAGCATACGAGTGTATGCTCACACCTATCGAATTCTATTGGAATGATTGCGCCGACAACGGTTTTGCTTCTGAGACGGGCGCGACTTACCTCATTTCAGACACCGTATTCTCAGCCACCGATGACTTCAGCTATTATCCGATTCCGCCAACACTACATACTATCGAAGGTGCCCCGGCGAGTTGCATCACAGGTGGTTCGCCCAATCAGCCTACAAGAGAAATCAACTACCGTCATGGATACATCAACATCGTCTGTGCCGATAGCATCGACATGACCGGCGATCTTAACTTGAACGGAATTCAATACGAGATTGCTGATGCCGTTTTGTTCTCTGAGTACTTTCTTTACGGCCTTTCAGTATTCAATGAAGACCCCATATTTCGGCAGGCGCAGATCGGCGCAAGTGACGCTAATGATGATGGCAATGTCCTCGAGTTCCAGGACCTGACCTACCTCCTTCGAGTTATCGTCGGTGACGCGCTGCCATTTCCGAAGGAATCTCCCTCCGACACTGCTGTCGCTATCTTCACACAGAATACAGTCGCCAAGACTGTCCGCGCATCGTACCCGACCCAACTCGCCGGTGGTGCGTTCGCATTCATCGGAGAGATTGTGCCGACCTTCCTTCCTGGCGCACCCGGAAACTTCGTGCAGGACTATCATTACGAGAACGGCGTGACCCGCGTGTTGCTGTCAAGCTCCACTCCGCATAATTCACCCGACAGTCTCTGGTTCTCGTATACCGGCAATGGAACTCTAAGTTCGGTCCAAACCGCCGACTTTTTCGACACCAGAATCACGTCACAGATCGTCATTGAAGGCGCTCCCGCAATATGCGGTGATGTCAATGAGGATGGCTCTATCAACATCAGCGATATTGTCGCAATGATTGGCCACATCTTCGACATCTGGCCCGGACCATTTGACCCGGCACTCGCCGATGTCGACTGCTCCGGTCAGGTTACTATCTCCGACGCTGTCTATTTGTTGCAGTATGTCTTTTCCGGCGGCAGCGCGCCCTGCGCCAACTGCCCATAG
- a CDS encoding dockerin type I repeat-containing protein, producing MPVRLDRDEAGPEFGSFKLQIHYTAFLVDLVSVEPGDMVSGCGWEQFDYQLSMLNADSLGIITISAVADVAGIPGTPGCYLGPALGSIVNLKFHVPNDESNQCQAAFVRFFWPDCGDNSFTTRDGDSLYVADDVYGWDYVLPVPATLSTYAGLPNSCLSGPIEGKTPYRAITYKPGYIDITCGPDPFARGDFNLNGIPYEIADAVLYCEYFMHGLAALDPNPQILEMQIQASDANNDGTTLTFRDLTYLLRIIVGDALPFPDPHVVDTLSATFTQDFDAKVISVDFAGDLSGAYLEFTGDIVPTFFPAAPVDFFQWYSFDGVKTHVMTLSSTPNPTPGPIWLTYTGEGNLAFVGTSDFNDNYIQANIAYQNAPTLCGDINFDNTTSISDAVYLIGYIFAGGPPPIDEADADVDCSGIVTISDAVYLITYVFGGGAAPCPKLSLSNLGSVKFNGAVATDKS from the coding sequence ATGCCCGTGCGGCTCGATCGCGATGAGGCTGGCCCTGAATTTGGTTCCTTCAAGTTGCAAATACATTACACGGCATTTCTCGTGGACTTAGTTTCCGTCGAACCAGGCGACATGGTCTCCGGTTGCGGTTGGGAGCAATTCGATTATCAGCTTAGCATGTTGAACGCTGATAGCTTAGGCATTATCACCATATCAGCAGTCGCCGATGTTGCAGGAATTCCCGGCACGCCCGGCTGTTACCTTGGCCCGGCACTTGGATCAATTGTCAATCTCAAGTTCCACGTCCCCAATGACGAATCGAATCAGTGTCAGGCCGCATTTGTCCGATTCTTTTGGCCTGACTGTGGTGACAACTCCTTCACAACTCGCGATGGTGATTCACTGTACGTCGCCGATGACGTTTATGGGTGGGACTATGTACTGCCCGTGCCGGCTACACTGTCAACATACGCCGGGTTACCAAACTCCTGTCTGTCCGGTCCCATCGAAGGAAAGACTCCATACCGTGCCATAACATACAAACCGGGATACATCGACATCACATGTGGTCCCGATCCTTTTGCTCGCGGCGATTTCAATTTGAATGGTATCCCATACGAAATTGCCGATGCTGTGCTTTACTGTGAGTATTTCATGCACGGACTCGCGGCTTTGGATCCAAATCCTCAAATACTCGAAATGCAAATCCAAGCCAGCGACGCCAACAACGACGGCACGACGCTCACCTTCCGAGACCTGACCTACCTTTTGCGCATAATAGTCGGAGATGCATTGCCATTTCCGGATCCGCATGTGGTCGATACTCTGTCCGCTACGTTTACCCAGGACTTCGACGCCAAAGTCATCAGTGTGGATTTCGCCGGCGACCTCTCTGGAGCATATCTCGAATTCACGGGCGACATCGTCCCGACATTTTTCCCGGCAGCTCCTGTCGACTTCTTCCAATGGTATTCATTCGATGGAGTAAAGACGCATGTGATGACCTTGTCCAGTACACCAAACCCGACTCCCGGCCCAATCTGGTTGACGTACACCGGTGAAGGCAACCTCGCCTTTGTCGGTACATCCGACTTCAACGACAACTACATCCAAGCCAATATTGCCTATCAAAACGCACCAACGCTTTGCGGCGATATCAACTTCGACAACACGACCAGTATCAGTGATGCAGTGTACTTGATTGGCTACATCTTCGCCGGAGGTCCTCCGCCTATTGACGAGGCTGATGCCGACGTCGACTGCAGTGGAATTGTCACCATTTCGGATGCCGTGTACTTAATCACATACGTCTTTGGCGGCGGCGCCGCGCCATGCCCAAAGCTGTCCCTTAGCAACCTCGGCTCCGTCAAATTCAACGGAGCCGTTGCCACAGATAAATCATAG
- a CDS encoding YdeI/OmpD-associated family protein produces the protein MTDSPKFFKNPAEFRRWLKSNHTKVAELWVGFYKVGTGKPSITWKESVDQALCFGWIDGIRKSIDGDSYKIRFTPRKSTSNWSKVNIKRYGELLEEGLIQPAGKKMFEANSLRRRDYSYEQEQRTMSEMYIEEFKKNKKAWKYYSDQAPWYQRTSSYWVMSAKKEETRARRLAQLISDSEQGKRLGLMTAKDSSKK, from the coding sequence GTGACCGACAGTCCAAAATTCTTCAAGAACCCAGCAGAGTTTCGGCGCTGGCTTAAGAGCAACCACACCAAGGTCGCCGAACTGTGGGTAGGGTTCTATAAAGTTGGCACCGGCAAGCCAAGTATCACTTGGAAGGAATCGGTCGATCAGGCGCTCTGCTTCGGTTGGATCGACGGCATACGCAAGAGTATCGACGGCGACAGCTACAAGATCCGCTTCACACCGCGCAAATCGACGAGCAACTGGAGCAAGGTGAATATCAAGCGATACGGCGAACTGCTTGAAGAGGGTTTAATTCAACCGGCGGGGAAGAAAATGTTCGAGGCGAATTCCTTGCGGCGACGCGACTATTCTTATGAACAGGAACAGCGCACCATGTCGGAGATGTACATCGAGGAATTCAAAAAGAACAAGAAGGCTTGGAAGTATTATTCAGATCAAGCCCCTTGGTATCAGCGGACTTCAAGCTATTGGGTGATGAGTGCCAAGAAGGAAGAGACAAGAGCGAGGCGACTTGCGCAGTTGATCTCTGATAGCGAGCAGGGTAAAAGGCTGGGGTTGATGACAGCCAAAGATTCGAGCAAGAAGTAG
- a CDS encoding META domain-containing protein gives MTLRIFVSTMLAAMTLLAGCAKKSEPQSEPATQGLSAATEQLSLPAIFSGTIPCADCEGITLTLDLRADSSYVERREYLGKAAEGKNVFLENGTWTAAAGKITLRPASGEGPILAITSAHSLRLLDRSGKEIDSQLNYDLTHVASYAPLTESDILYGTMWILTELRGMETVADSSRQPVHIQLTAEGSKVSGYGGCNRMTGSFAVNADTLIFGHMAATKMACPSGTDIEMALFEALDQALTYTIKDEVLTINSDVAVLARFKAKK, from the coding sequence ATGACATTGAGAATATTCGTATCGACAATGCTTGCGGCAATGACCTTGCTTGCCGGCTGTGCCAAGAAGAGTGAACCACAGAGTGAGCCGGCGACGCAAGGACTGTCGGCGGCAACGGAACAACTTTCGCTTCCGGCGATATTCAGCGGTACGATCCCGTGTGCTGATTGCGAGGGAATCACGTTGACATTGGACCTTCGCGCCGACAGCAGCTATGTCGAGCGTCGCGAATACTTGGGCAAGGCGGCAGAAGGGAAGAACGTATTCCTCGAAAACGGTACTTGGACAGCGGCGGCGGGAAAGATCACCTTGAGACCGGCTTCGGGCGAAGGACCGATTCTTGCGATCACATCGGCGCACTCGTTGCGGTTGCTTGACCGCTCGGGGAAAGAAATCGACTCGCAATTAAATTATGACCTCACGCATGTCGCCAGTTATGCGCCGCTAACGGAAAGCGACATTCTTTACGGTACGATGTGGATCTTGACTGAACTGCGCGGTATGGAAACTGTCGCGGATTCTTCACGACAGCCGGTTCACATTCAGTTGACTGCCGAAGGAAGCAAGGTCTCCGGTTACGGCGGTTGCAATCGTATGACGGGAAGTTTTGCAGTCAACGCCGACACGCTAATATTTGGTCACATGGCGGCTACGAAAATGGCGTGTCCTTCCGGCACCGATATTGAGATGGCGCTTTTCGAAGCGCTGGATCAGGCATTGACCTACACTATCAAAGATGAAGTGCTGACAATCAACAGCGATGTCGCGGTGTTGGCGCGGTTCAAGGCGAAGAAATAA